One genomic window of Coffea eugenioides isolate CCC68of chromosome 1, Ceug_1.0, whole genome shotgun sequence includes the following:
- the LOC113764638 gene encoding AP2-like ethylene-responsive transcription factor PLT2 — MNSNNWLSFPLSPTHSSIPAHLQTAQSHHFSLGLVNENIDNPFQNQEWNLINTHGNSEVPKVADFLGVGKSENQSEIVSYSELQANDSDYLFSNSSLVPVPNALAAAASNNYELQESGSSMQSLTLSMGSGKGSTSETSASVDNSNSSIVEAAPRRTLDTFGQRTSIYRGVTRHRWTGRYEAHLWDNSCRREGQSRKGRQVYLGGYDKEEKAARAYDLAALKYWGTSTTTNFPISNYEKELEEMKHMTRQEFVASIRRKSSGFSRGASQYRGVTRHHQHGRWQARIGRVAGNKDLYLGTFSTEEEAAEAYDIAAIKFRGLNAVTNFDMSRYDVKAILESNTLPIGGGAAKRLKEAQALESSRKREEMIGLGSSFQYGSSSSGPFQAYPLMQQPFDAQPLLTLQNHEISEYSQDSQYQSYIQTQLQLHQQSGSYLHPSSHNSHFYNNYLQSNPVLLHGLMNMGSSSSVMDNNGSSSGSYSGGYLGNGLGMTSNSTSGNARGSAEELGLVKVDYDMPSGTYTGWSGESVQGSNPSVFPMWND; from the exons ATGAACTCAAACAACTGGCTATCTTTTCCTCTTTCACCTACTCATTCTTCAATACCAGCACATCTTCAAACTGCTCAGTCTCATCATTTCTCTTTAGGgttagtcaatgaaaatattgaCAATCCCTTCCAAAACCAAG AGTGGAATTTGATCAATACTCATGGCAACAGTGAAGTTCCTAAGGTGGCTGATTTTCTTGGTGTCGGAAAATCCGAAAATCAATCTGAGATTGTGTCATACAGTGAACTACAAGCTAATGACTCTGATTACCTGTTTTCAAACAGTAGTCTAGTTCCAGTACCAAATGCCCTAGCAGCTGCTGCCTCAAACAACTATGAACTTCAAGAAAGTGGGAGCAGTATGCAGTCTCTAACTTTGTCCATGGGTAGTGGAAAGGGTTCAACATCTGAGACTAGTGCAAGTGTCGATAATAGTAATAGTAGTATTGTTGAAGCTGCACCAAGGAGAACATTGGACACATTTGGTCAAAGAACATCGATATACCGAGGTGTAACAAG GCATAGATGGACAGGAAGATATGAAGCTCATCTATGGGATAATAGCTGTAGAAGGGAAGGTCAGTCGAGGAAAGGTCGTCAAG TTTACTTAG GAGGGTATGACAAGGAAGAGAAGGCAGCTAGGGCTTATGACCTCGCAGCACTGAAATACTGGGGCACATCAACTACCACCAATTTTCCA ATAAGCAACTATGAGAAGGAACTTGAGGAGATGAAACATATGACTAGACAAGAATTTGTTGCCTCGATCAGAAG GAAGAGCAGTGGCTTCTCTAGAGGAGCTTCCCAATATCGTGGAGTAACAAG GCACCACCAGCATGGAAGATGGCAAGCTAGGATAGGAAGAGTAGCAGGAAACAAAGATCTTTACTTGGGAACTTTCA GCACTGAGGAAGAAGCAGCAGAAGCGTATGACATTGCCGCCATAAAGTTTAGAGGCCTCAATGCAGTCACCAATTTCGACATGAGTCGCTATGACGTGAAAGCAATTCTGGAAAGTAACACTCTGCCAATAGGTGGAGGGGCAGCCAAACGGCTCAAGGAAGCACAAGCACTAGAATCATCAAGAAAACGTGAGGAAATGATAGGTTTAGGTTCAAGTTTCCAGTATGGGAGCTCAAGCTCGGGTCCTTTCCAGGCATACCCTTTAATGCAGCAACCATTCGATGCTCAGCCCTTACTGACTCTGCAAAATCACGAAATCTCGGAATATTCTCAAGACTCACAGTACCAAAGCTACATCCAAACGCAATTGCAGCTGCACCAACAATCAGGCTCTTACTTGCACCCATCAAGCCACAACTCCCATTTCTACAACAATTACCTTCAAAGCAATCCAGTATTGCTGCATGGGTTGATGAATATGGGTTCTTCATCCTCTGTGATGGACAACAATGGAAGTTCAAGTGGGAGTTATAGTGGAGGGTACTTGGGAAATGGACTTGGCATGACTTCAAATTCTACTTCTGGAAATGCACGAGGCTCAGCTGAGGAACTTGGATTGGTTAAAGTTGACTATGATATGCCATCTGGAACTTACACTGGATGGTCTGGGGAGTCTGTTCAAGGCTCAAATCCCAGTGTTTTTCCAATGTGGAATGACTGA